Part of the bacterium genome, CCTCGGCCTCGCCGGCGGCGGCCGCGAGCCGCTCCACGTTGCGCAGCACCTCGCGCTCGGCGCGCAGCCGCTCCTCCTCGCCCGGCTCGAGCGCGGCGCGGGCCAACTCCTCCTGCTGGAAGCGCAGGAACTCGAGGCGCCGCTCCCGCTCCTGCTCCCGCCGCGCCAGCGCGTCGCGCTCGCGGGCAAGCGCATCGAGGGCGGCCCAGGCCTCGCGGTAGCGCCCGCGCAGCGGCAGCAGCCGCGCGAAGCCGTCGAGGAAGTCCAGGTGCGTCTCGACGCGCAGGAGCGACTGGTGCTGGTGCTGGCCGTGGATGTCGACCAGCTCGCGCCCGATCTCCTCGAGCGTTGCCAGCGAGACCGCGGCGTCGTTGGCGAACGCGCGGCTGCGCCCGCCGGGG contains:
- a CDS encoding AAA family ATPase; amino-acid sequence: MLRELRVRNVAIVDRLDLELPGGFVALTGETGAGKSIVIAALGLALGEKARPEHQRVADEETSVEAVFDEPPPAALARLEAAGVPGGGELVLRRVLAPGGRSRAFANDAAVSLATLEEIGRELVDIHGQHQHQSLLRVETHLDFLDGFARLLPLRGRYREAWAALDALARERDALARREQERERRLEFLRFQQEELARAALEPGEEERLRAEREVLRNVERLAAAAGEAE